From Lonchura striata isolate bLonStr1 chromosome 38, bLonStr1.mat, whole genome shotgun sequence, one genomic window encodes:
- the PPP1R12C gene encoding protein phosphatase 1 regulatory subunit 12C — MTSPPRAAAVAMATPPPALPAPPPRGPAPAMAAAAAAAAAAARERRREQLRRWEEAAAAAPGPGRARPGPARVRFERQAEFRAACAGAELAEARAMVMAPEGGGRALLGGANADGVSALHQACIDENMEVVQFLVESGADVNQADNEGWTPLHVAAACGCRHIAQYLLEHGADAAALTCDLELPLEVAEDEALEELLRAELRSRGVDVADAKRAEEQRLLRDTRLWLASGRARDRPLAGAGASALHVAAAKGYIEVMRLLLAAGCDPDVRDEDGWTPLHAAAHWGEREACRLLCEHLCDMSPQNNVGQRPCDLADEETLPLLEELQRRQLHLRSQKDPGAPPPPPEPEGAPPPPGGGKQRRPAASRRSRRERRRLRARVGEGPPPPLRPPGGGGAPDSDEGGRARGRGRGRGFPPNPLFSQNPRFSPQPRRPFQPPARDEESESQRKARSRLMRQARRATQGVTLPELRAAEHGIGRGAEGRGQQQPIRDQEGREPNGSESDGPEDAPPPPSPAPAPPFDYQQLFQELWVENERIREQLQEAELALTQSRLELERVTQRQERSAERPARLELERFERRALELKAAELEEELKALSDLRADNQRLKDENAALIRVISKLSK; from the exons ATGACGTCAcccccccgcgccgccgccgttGCCATGGCGACCCCGCCCCCCGCGCTTCCGGCCCCCCccccccgcggccccgcgcccgccatggcggcggcggcggcggcggcggcggcggcggcgcgggagcggcggcgggagcagctgcggcgctgggaggaggcggcggcggcggcgccgggcccgggccgCGCTcggccggggccggcccgggTCCGCTTCGAGCGGCAGGCCGAGTTCCGCGCCGCCTGCGCAGGCGCCGAGCTGGCCGAGGCGCGCGCCATGGTGATGGCGCCCGAGGGCGGCGGGCGCGCGCTGCTGGGCGGGGCCAACGCCGACGGCGTCAGCGCGCTGCACCAG gccTGCATCGACGAGAACATGGAGGTCGTGCAGTTTCTGGTGGAGAGCGGCGCCGACGTCAACCAGGCCGACAACGAGGGCTGGACCCCCCTGCACGTGGCCGCGGCCTGCGGGTGCCGCCACATCGCCCA GTACCTGCTGGAGCACGGGGCCGATGCCGCCGCCCTCACCTGTGACCTGGAGCTGCCGCTGGAGGTGGCCGAGGACGAGgcgctggaggagctgctgagggcggAGCTCCGGAGCCGGG gtgtggaTGTGGCCGATGCCAAGCGCGCCGAGGAGCAGCGGCTGCTGCGGGACACGCGCCTCTGGCTGGCCTCGGGCCGTGCCCGGGACCGGCCCCTGGCGGGCGCCGGCGCCAGCGCGCTGCACGTGGCGGCCGCCAAGGGCTACATCGAGGTCATGAG gctgctgctggccgccgGCTGCGACCCCGACGTGCGGGACGAGGACGGCTGGACGCCGCTGCACGCGGCCGCGCACTGGGGCGAGCGCGAGGCGTGCCGGCTGCTCTGCGAGCACCTCTGCGACATGAGCCCCCAGAACAACGTG gggcagCGTCCCTGTGACCTGGCGGACGAGGAGACGCTGccgctgctggaggagctgcagcgaCGGCAGCTGCAC CTGCGCAGCCAGAAGGACCCgggcgcccctcccccacccccggAGCCCGAGGGAGCCCCTCCCCCCCCGGGGGGCGGCAAGCAGCGAcg ACCGGCCGCgtcccgccgcagccgccgcgaGCGCCGCCGGCTCCGGGCgcgggtgggggaggggccgcCCCCCCCCCTGCGCCCcccgggggggggaggggccccCGACAGCGACGAGGGGGGGAGAGCGAGGGGGAGGGGCCGCGGCCGGGGG ttccccccaaacccccttttttcccaaaatccccgtttttctcCCCAACCCCGCAGGCCGTTCCAGCCGCCGGCGCGGGACGAGGAGTCGGAGTCGCAGCGCAAGGCCCGGAGCCGCCTGATGCGGCAGGCGCGGCGCGCCACGCAG GGCGTGACCCTGCCCGAGCTGCGGGCGGCGGAGCACGGGATTGGCCGAGGCGCCGAGGGGcggggccagcagcagccaatcAGGGACCAGGAGGGGCGGGAGCCCAAC gGCTCCGAGAGCGACGGGCCCGAGgacgcccctcccccacccag ccccgccccggccccgcccttCGATTACCAACag CTGTTCCAGGAGCTTTGGGTGGAAAACGAGCGGATtcgggagcagctgcaggaggcggAGCTGGCGCTGACCCAGAGCCggctggagctggagagggTCACGCAG cGCCAGGAGCGAAGCGCCGAGCGCCCGGCCCGGCTGGAGCTGGAGAGATTC GAGCGCCGGGCGCTGGAGCTGAAGGCGgcggagctggaggaggagctCAAG GCGCTGTCGGACCTGCGCGCCGATAACCAGCGGCTCAAGGATGAGAACGCGGCGCTGATCCGCGTCATCAGCAAACTCTCcaagtga